The Streptomyces sp. NBC_01439 genome contains the following window.
CGTAGCGCGAGGTGCGCAGGATCAGGCCGTGGTCCATGGCCTTGGTGGCCAGGTGGTTGGTGAGCTTCACGGCGGGCTTGCCGTCGGCTTCGGCGATCTCGAAGCCGATCATCAGTCCGACGCCGCGGACGTCGACGATCTGCGGGTAGCGGCGCTTCATGTCGTCGAGGCGCTGCATGATGTAGTCGCCGGTGCGGGTGACGTTCGCCAGGAACGCGGGCTGCCGCACGATGTCGAGGGTGGCGTTGGCCGCAGCGGCGGCCAGCAGGTTGGCGCCGTAGGTGAAGGAGTGGTGGTTCGCGGGGAGGCCGGCGAGCCGCTCGTTGGTGATGATGGCGGCGACCTGCGCACCCGATCCGCCGAGGCCCTTGGCCGTGGTGATGGCATCGGGTTCGACGTCGAAGTACTGGGCGGCGAACATGTGGCCGGTACGGCCGATGCCCGTCTGGATCTCGTCGAATATGAGGGCGATGTTCTGCTCGTCGCAGAAGGCGCGCAGTTTCTGCATGTAGCCGTCCGGCGGAACGATGTTGCCGCCGTTTCCGGAGATCGGCTCGATGAGTAAGGCGGCGACCCGGCCGGAGCTGGCGTAGTCGACGAAGTCCTCCAGCCGGTCCACGCACATCATCCCGCAGGAGCCCTCCTTCTGCCCGTAGAAGCAGCGGAAGCAGTACGGGTCGGGAACCTGGAGGCTGCCGGGGAAGAGGTTCGGGAACGGCTCGCGACGGAACGCGTTGCCGGACATCGACGTCATCATCATCGTCTGGCCCACGTGGCTGCGGAACAGCGTGATGACCTCGGACTTGCCGGTGGCCATCTGGGCCATCTTGATGGCGCCCTCGTTGGCGGCGGAGCCGCCGGAGACCTTGGGATGGACCTTCGTCAGGTTGTCCGGGGAGACCTCGACTAACCGCTGGACCAGGCCGTTGACCGGATCGCTCTGGTAGGAGGAGGTGATGTGGACCACCTTGTCGAGCTGGTCCTTCATCGCGGCGACGACGGCCGGGTGGGAGTATCCCAGGCTCAGGTTGAAGGTCGCCGACGCGCAGTCGAGGTAGCTCTTGCCGTCCTCGTCGTAGAGGTAGACACCCTCGCCCCGCGCCATCTTGTAGTCGCTGACGGGGTAATAGATGTGCTCGGTAACGTCCTTGGTTTCCATCGGTCCCTCTCACACGGGTCGTTCGAGACGTCAACACGTCGAAGAATGGACGGCAGAATTGCAGTTCACGTCCAGTGGAAAAGAATTCGGATACGGCGACTTGATGCCGGTGGGGGGCGGCCCGGATACTTCACCCGTTGGAGACAGGGATCTCGTGGCAGCGCCTTCTCTTTCATCTGATCACATTCCAACTCGGCCTGACAAGTGACCATTTGGAAATGCGGATCTTTTTACTCCCTTTACCGTCCGGTTTCTCTACCCGGGAAAGGAGAGGGCGCCGGCGGAGCCGCTCGGGGAACGGGGCACGGCCGTCGCGGCGTGCGCGACGGGCAGCCCGGCCGGCCCCGGTGCGGCCACGGCCCGCAGGGTGCGCCGGGACGCCTTGTCCCGGGACAGGGCGGGCCGGCACAGGTGATGCAGTCCGGGTCGGGGGCGGCGAGCGCCGCGGGACCGAGGCGTTCCGCCCAGTCGGACGGCGCCGTCACGTCAACGCCGCCTCCAGCGCGACCAGTAGTTCCTCCGGCGAGGTGAACACGTGGCCCTGGAGGCCGAGTCTGCGTGCCGCGTCCACGT
Protein-coding sequences here:
- a CDS encoding aspartate aminotransferase family protein, coding for METKDVTEHIYYPVSDYKMARGEGVYLYDEDGKSYLDCASATFNLSLGYSHPAVVAAMKDQLDKVVHITSSYQSDPVNGLVQRLVEVSPDNLTKVHPKVSGGSAANEGAIKMAQMATGKSEVITLFRSHVGQTMMMTSMSGNAFRREPFPNLFPGSLQVPDPYCFRCFYGQKEGSCGMMCVDRLEDFVDYASSGRVAALLIEPISGNGGNIVPPDGYMQKLRAFCDEQNIALIFDEIQTGIGRTGHMFAAQYFDVEPDAITTAKGLGGSGAQVAAIITNERLAGLPANHHSFTYGANLLAAAAANATLDIVRQPAFLANVTRTGDYIMQRLDDMKRRYPQIVDVRGVGLMIGFEIAEADGKPAVKLTNHLATKAMDHGLILRTSRYGYGNVLKIRPPLILTMDQAEEICDKLENLFLAELAR